In Sinorhizobium mexicanum, one DNA window encodes the following:
- a CDS encoding CaiB/BaiF CoA transferase family protein: MHEENELPLAGLVVVDMSQFLSGPYCSLRLMDLGARVIKIERPDGGDLSRRLYLSDTEIGGDSTIFHAINRAKESLAIDLKDEADVAALKALLARADVLIQNFRPGVIQRLGLDYEAVRAINPRIVYASISGYGEEGPWVTRPGQDLLAQARSGVMWLNGDEAQGPVPFGLAVGDMLAGAAAAQGILAALVRRGISGKGSLVETSLLEALVDFQFEVLTTHLNDGRRLPKRSDFRSAHAYLSAPYGVYPAKDGYLAIAMTPISRLAQLLEMPQLAPYCDDPSSWFSARDEIKTLIAERIGENTVGHWLAVLEPADIWCARVLNWNELLESDGFRVLDMLQTVNREDDVSILTTRSPLRVNGRRAQVDRAAPRIGEHSASIREEFGL; this comes from the coding sequence ATGCACGAGGAAAACGAACTGCCACTTGCCGGTCTTGTCGTCGTCGACATGAGCCAGTTTCTCTCCGGTCCTTATTGCTCCCTGAGGCTGATGGACCTCGGTGCGCGCGTCATCAAGATCGAGCGCCCGGACGGCGGCGATCTTTCGCGCCGCCTCTACCTGAGCGACACCGAGATCGGTGGCGACTCCACGATTTTCCACGCAATCAATCGTGCCAAGGAGAGCTTGGCAATCGATCTCAAGGACGAAGCGGACGTGGCGGCACTGAAGGCGCTGCTCGCCAGGGCCGACGTCCTGATCCAGAACTTCCGACCGGGCGTCATCCAACGGCTCGGGCTCGACTACGAGGCCGTTCGGGCGATCAATCCACGCATCGTCTACGCTTCGATCAGCGGCTATGGGGAAGAGGGTCCCTGGGTCACGCGCCCCGGTCAAGACCTTCTGGCGCAGGCACGCTCCGGCGTGATGTGGCTGAACGGCGACGAAGCGCAAGGGCCGGTCCCTTTCGGTCTTGCCGTTGGCGACATGCTTGCCGGCGCCGCCGCCGCACAGGGCATTCTCGCTGCCCTCGTCCGCCGCGGCATATCCGGCAAAGGCAGCCTCGTTGAAACGAGCCTGCTCGAAGCGCTGGTCGATTTCCAGTTCGAGGTGCTGACGACCCACCTCAACGATGGCAGACGGCTGCCGAAGCGCTCCGATTTCCGCAGCGCTCACGCTTATCTGTCCGCACCTTATGGGGTCTATCCGGCCAAGGATGGCTATCTCGCCATTGCGATGACGCCGATCTCAAGACTTGCCCAGCTGCTCGAGATGCCGCAGCTCGCACCCTATTGCGACGACCCGTCTTCCTGGTTCTCCGCGCGCGACGAGATCAAGACCCTGATCGCGGAGCGCATCGGCGAGAACACCGTTGGCCATTGGTTGGCAGTGCTCGAACCGGCCGACATCTGGTGCGCTCGCGTGCTCAACTGGAACGAGTTGCTTGAGAGCGACGGTTTTCGCGTCCTCGACATGCTGCAGACCGTCAATCGCGAAGACGACGTGTCGATCCTGACGACGCGTTCGCCGCTGCGGGTCAACGGTCGGCGCGCTCAGGTCGACCGCGCGGCCCCACGGATCGGCGAACACAGTGCATCCATTCGCGAGGAATTCGGCCTATGA
- a CDS encoding sugar ABC transporter substrate-binding protein, with the protein MISRLLKTTAAAAFGLASILAAAQASEPPEGGTVAAVENTKGPIKIAFLSFQNNPFWTPVTEGAKAANKYLENFNATVDFVDLGNELSAEAVVAGIEGALAKQYNGIVVVPIFDGTARIINEATEAGVPVFNIVAEGAAPSERLAFIGQDAASAGEQIGKFIQEKTGGKGKLGVITGYFGATQHTQRMNGALDYLKANAPDLQVVGPFENKDKAEEAYSLVQDMVTSNPDLSMVYVTAGGPFGAAKAIKDLGLTGKIGVVGFDHTPDNMAYLKTGEMVGLLDQAPYQQALDASVMLYNYLVAGTAPPAKVIPVVGKLLTPADAK; encoded by the coding sequence ATGATCAGCAGACTTCTGAAAACAACGGCCGCTGCCGCATTCGGCCTGGCCTCGATCCTGGCTGCGGCACAGGCGAGCGAGCCGCCGGAAGGCGGTACTGTGGCCGCCGTCGAAAACACCAAGGGGCCGATCAAGATCGCGTTTCTGTCGTTCCAGAACAACCCGTTCTGGACGCCGGTCACCGAAGGCGCGAAGGCTGCCAACAAGTACCTGGAGAACTTCAACGCGACCGTGGATTTCGTCGACCTTGGCAACGAGCTCTCGGCTGAGGCTGTCGTCGCCGGCATCGAGGGCGCGCTCGCAAAGCAATATAACGGCATCGTCGTCGTGCCGATCTTCGACGGCACCGCGCGCATCATCAACGAAGCGACGGAAGCCGGCGTCCCCGTCTTCAACATCGTCGCGGAAGGTGCCGCTCCATCGGAACGTCTCGCCTTCATCGGCCAGGACGCGGCCTCGGCCGGCGAGCAGATCGGCAAGTTCATTCAGGAAAAGACGGGCGGCAAGGGCAAGCTCGGCGTAATCACCGGCTACTTCGGTGCCACCCAACATACCCAGCGCATGAATGGCGCGCTCGACTACCTCAAGGCCAATGCGCCTGACCTTCAGGTCGTCGGGCCGTTCGAGAACAAGGACAAGGCCGAAGAAGCCTATTCGCTGGTCCAAGACATGGTGACCTCAAATCCGGACCTCTCCATGGTCTATGTGACCGCCGGTGGCCCTTTCGGTGCAGCCAAGGCCATCAAGGACCTCGGCCTGACCGGCAAGATCGGCGTCGTCGGATTCGACCACACGCCCGACAACATGGCCTATCTGAAGACCGGTGAAATGGTCGGCCTGCTCGACCAGGCTCCTTATCAGCAGGCCCTCGATGCCAGCGTCATGCTCTACAACTACCTCGTTGCCGGCACTGCGCCGCCCGCGAAGGTCATCCCGGTCGTCGGCAAGCTGCTGACCCCCGCCGATGCAAAATAA
- a CDS encoding ABC transporter substrate-binding protein, which translates to MSITLKGMTWSHPRGYDPMVACSRLWQEKTGVAIHWEKRSLQDFETYPVEELAKAYDLIVIDHPHVGQITNEGCLAPLDVAGREAECQALAASSVGQSYPSYAWNGRQWAFPIDAATQVQAWRPDLGDRVSNWSDLLYLARTGAVLLPLRPPHSLMSFYTLCGNLGHPCAVDGQTDLVDHEGGVAAFEMLRELVSLIDPACFEMDPIAVLEAMSGPEATAACAPLIYGYVSYSIAGFRPSLILFGDIPVAGQNGPSGSALGGTGIAVSAFSSSIRQASDFAYWVASGEVQRQTYAFGGGQAGHGDAWDDDAVNAATADFYRATRATLEAAWVRPRHDGYMPFQQAASDRINSGLLRKEKARQVVDDLNRLFVESFANKV; encoded by the coding sequence ATGAGCATCACCTTGAAAGGCATGACGTGGAGCCATCCGCGCGGCTACGATCCCATGGTGGCGTGTTCCCGGCTCTGGCAGGAAAAGACCGGGGTTGCCATCCACTGGGAGAAGCGCTCGCTGCAGGATTTCGAGACCTATCCGGTCGAGGAACTGGCCAAGGCTTATGACCTGATCGTTATCGATCACCCGCATGTCGGGCAGATCACCAACGAAGGGTGCCTCGCGCCCCTCGACGTGGCCGGCCGGGAGGCCGAATGTCAGGCGCTGGCTGCGAGCTCAGTCGGGCAATCCTATCCAAGCTACGCCTGGAACGGGCGCCAATGGGCCTTTCCGATCGATGCTGCGACACAGGTCCAGGCCTGGCGTCCGGACCTTGGCGACCGTGTTTCGAACTGGTCCGACCTGCTTTACCTCGCCCGCACGGGTGCCGTGCTGCTGCCGCTGCGGCCGCCGCATTCGCTGATGAGCTTCTATACTCTCTGCGGCAATCTCGGTCATCCCTGCGCGGTGGACGGACAAACAGACCTCGTCGACCACGAAGGGGGTGTGGCCGCCTTCGAGATGCTTCGTGAGCTTGTCTCGCTTATCGATCCAGCCTGCTTCGAGATGGATCCGATCGCTGTACTGGAGGCGATGTCAGGACCGGAGGCAACGGCCGCCTGCGCCCCGTTGATTTACGGCTATGTCAGCTATTCCATTGCCGGTTTCAGGCCATCGCTTATCCTGTTTGGCGACATCCCGGTTGCCGGCCAGAATGGCCCGAGCGGTTCTGCGCTCGGTGGAACAGGAATTGCCGTCTCCGCCTTCTCGTCGTCCATCAGGCAAGCGAGCGATTTTGCCTATTGGGTTGCAAGCGGAGAGGTGCAGCGCCAGACCTACGCCTTTGGTGGCGGACAAGCCGGACACGGCGACGCCTGGGACGACGATGCGGTGAACGCGGCAACGGCCGACTTTTACCGCGCGACCCGCGCGACGCTGGAAGCCGCCTGGGTGCGTCCGCGACACGATGGCTACATGCCATTCCAGCAGGCGGCCTCGGATCGCATCAACAGCGGGCTGCTGCGCAAGGAAAAGGCGAGGCAGGTCGTAGACGATCTTAACCGGCTCTTCGTCGAGAGCTTCGCCAATAAGGTGTGA
- a CDS encoding amidohydrolase family protein translates to MIVDTHLHLINKSALTYPWLGGVPALDRDFLYSTYEAEARRVGIDTALHMEVDVDPREIEMETSEVGQLSRREGSLLKGAIAACRPEEDGFAAYLERQQGDPLVKGFRRVLHVVPDDLSDGAVFRENLKRLAGSRFTFDLCVLPHQIPKAIALADLVPDLQFVLDHCGVPDIRSGAEHPWCEHISEIARRPNVVAKISGVVAYADESWNAETLRPYVEHTIGVFGWDRVVWGSDWPVCTLGGNLSTWVATTHALLNGCSPDERTKLLSANARRIWRLA, encoded by the coding sequence TTGATCGTCGATACCCATCTGCATCTCATCAACAAGTCCGCGCTGACCTATCCTTGGCTAGGAGGTGTTCCCGCCCTGGATCGGGACTTTCTCTATTCGACTTATGAGGCGGAAGCTCGGCGTGTCGGCATCGATACCGCGTTGCACATGGAAGTCGATGTCGATCCGCGTGAGATCGAGATGGAGACCAGCGAAGTTGGGCAGCTTTCACGACGGGAGGGCAGTCTGCTCAAGGGCGCGATTGCCGCGTGCCGCCCGGAAGAGGATGGCTTCGCCGCCTATCTCGAACGGCAGCAGGGCGATCCTCTCGTCAAGGGTTTTCGTCGCGTCTTGCATGTCGTCCCCGACGATCTGTCCGACGGTGCCGTCTTCCGCGAGAACCTCAAGCGGCTTGCCGGCAGCCGCTTTACCTTCGATCTCTGCGTCTTGCCGCACCAGATCCCAAAGGCCATCGCTCTTGCCGATCTCGTGCCCGATCTGCAGTTCGTGCTCGACCATTGCGGTGTTCCCGATATTCGCAGCGGCGCCGAGCATCCCTGGTGCGAGCACATAAGCGAGATCGCGCGACGGCCGAACGTTGTCGCCAAGATTTCCGGCGTCGTCGCCTATGCCGATGAAAGCTGGAATGCCGAGACGCTGCGACCTTACGTCGAACATACGATCGGCGTCTTCGGCTGGGACCGCGTCGTCTGGGGCAGCGATTGGCCGGTCTGCACCCTCGGCGGCAACCTCTCCACCTGGGTTGCGACCACCCACGCGTTGCTCAACGGCTGCAGTCCTGACGAACGGACAAAGCTGCTCTCGGCAAACGCCCGTCGGATCTGGAGGCTCGCGTAG
- a CDS encoding MFS transporter, protein MTTETLDKSKALARTIFASTIGTVVEWYDFILYATAAALIFNHLFFPQFDPTTGILASFATYAVGFLVRPIGGIVFGWMGDRIGRKPVLMLTLIMMGVSTTLVGCLPTYETIGIWAPVLLLLLRVVQGLGAGAEYAGAVVMAGEVAGTRRGLFASLPAAAVDVATILASGVFALFTLLPEDDFNSWGWRIPFLASGLVLFLGIYIRQRVPESPEFLQVKEERRDTKLPVVQVLRQHPRTMLAAMGANLAPNLSYVFQTFTLAYATSKLGFAREIVLTGVMLSSAFGAVMCVVFGALSDRVGRVPVMAIGAGVAAVYSLFYFHMLGAGTPWTAVLLIILGHAIGARSSFGVQPAFYCDIFPTEVRYSAIAFAREVTGALLIGPLPLLATTLVEWYGSPWPVAIITAVYCLITLVSVLSVDRARRLDAEAAKAQANSMGAAGTARVRKETKAGDFGHLGFKE, encoded by the coding sequence TTGACGACGGAAACCTTGGACAAGTCGAAAGCGCTCGCCAGGACTATCTTCGCCAGCACGATCGGTACGGTTGTCGAATGGTACGACTTCATCCTGTATGCGACGGCGGCGGCACTGATCTTCAACCATCTATTCTTCCCGCAGTTCGATCCGACAACCGGGATCCTCGCCTCGTTCGCGACCTACGCGGTCGGCTTCCTCGTGCGGCCGATCGGCGGGATCGTGTTCGGCTGGATGGGCGACCGCATCGGCCGCAAGCCGGTGTTGATGCTGACCCTCATAATGATGGGTGTGAGCACGACCTTGGTCGGCTGCCTTCCGACCTATGAAACCATCGGCATCTGGGCGCCTGTTCTTTTGCTTCTCCTGCGTGTCGTCCAGGGGTTGGGCGCTGGTGCGGAATATGCAGGTGCGGTGGTGATGGCGGGCGAAGTTGCTGGAACGCGCCGCGGCCTCTTCGCGAGCCTTCCTGCGGCCGCCGTTGACGTGGCGACGATCCTTGCGTCAGGAGTGTTCGCGCTGTTCACCCTGCTGCCGGAAGACGACTTCAACTCCTGGGGATGGCGCATTCCCTTCCTCGCCAGCGGCCTGGTGCTTTTCCTCGGCATCTATATCCGCCAGCGGGTTCCGGAATCGCCGGAGTTCTTGCAGGTCAAGGAAGAGCGCCGTGACACGAAGCTGCCTGTGGTACAGGTTCTCCGCCAGCATCCCCGCACCATGCTTGCAGCAATGGGAGCAAACCTCGCGCCCAATCTCTCTTACGTCTTCCAGACCTTCACGCTGGCTTATGCAACATCGAAGCTGGGCTTCGCGCGCGAGATCGTGCTGACCGGTGTCATGCTGTCGAGTGCGTTCGGCGCGGTAATGTGCGTCGTGTTCGGCGCTCTGTCGGACCGTGTCGGACGCGTTCCGGTCATGGCGATCGGCGCGGGTGTCGCTGCGGTCTATTCGCTCTTTTACTTCCATATGCTTGGCGCAGGAACGCCGTGGACGGCGGTGCTGCTGATCATCCTTGGCCACGCGATCGGCGCGCGCTCCTCTTTCGGTGTCCAACCCGCCTTCTATTGCGATATCTTCCCGACGGAGGTGCGCTACAGCGCGATCGCATTCGCACGCGAGGTCACGGGTGCACTGCTGATCGGACCGCTGCCGCTGCTCGCGACGACGCTGGTCGAATGGTATGGCTCGCCCTGGCCCGTCGCGATCATCACGGCGGTCTATTGCCTGATTACGCTGGTCTCGGTTCTGAGCGTCGATCGCGCCCGCCGTCTCGACGCTGAAGCCGCGAAAGCTCAGGCCAATTCGATGGGGGCGGCCGGGACTGCACGTGTCCGGAAAGAGACAAAAGCCGGCGATTTCGGTCACCTCGGATTCAAGGAGTAA
- a CDS encoding enoyl-CoA hydratase/isomerase family protein, whose protein sequence is MTEEIIFEVDGAIATITLNRPAKLNAVTPEMADAIVEAVRECNDSDAIRCVILTGAGERAFCAGSDIRELDTYETPWQFRNRPDYCDAFHALLKPTIAAVNGYAFGGGLETAMACDIRIAAANAQFAAPEIKLGWIGGGGMAAGLVHSMGMSNAALMIMTGDPISAEKALSWGLVSEVVSSEELLPRARAVAETIASRAPIAAETAKLNLKAAVSMPHDKAVEYERDLQTICFATEDAREGRQAFKEKRSPVFRRR, encoded by the coding sequence ATGACGGAGGAGATCATTTTTGAGGTGGACGGCGCGATTGCGACGATCACCTTGAACCGCCCGGCCAAGCTGAACGCCGTGACGCCCGAAATGGCGGATGCCATCGTGGAGGCGGTCAGGGAATGCAACGACAGCGATGCGATCCGCTGCGTCATCCTGACCGGGGCAGGGGAGCGCGCCTTCTGCGCCGGCTCCGACATTCGCGAACTCGACACCTATGAGACGCCGTGGCAGTTCCGCAATCGTCCGGACTATTGCGACGCGTTCCATGCGCTGCTGAAGCCGACGATCGCCGCCGTGAATGGCTACGCCTTTGGCGGTGGGCTTGAAACGGCCATGGCCTGCGATATTCGCATCGCCGCGGCGAATGCGCAGTTCGCTGCTCCCGAGATCAAGCTTGGCTGGATCGGCGGTGGCGGTATGGCAGCCGGCCTCGTCCACTCCATGGGCATGTCGAATGCCGCGCTGATGATCATGACGGGCGATCCGATCTCAGCCGAGAAGGCGCTGAGCTGGGGTCTCGTCAGCGAGGTCGTCAGCTCCGAAGAGCTGCTGCCGCGTGCACGCGCCGTCGCCGAAACGATCGCATCCCGCGCCCCGATCGCCGCCGAAACCGCCAAGCTGAACCTTAAGGCCGCCGTCTCCATGCCGCATGACAAGGCCGTGGAATACGAGCGCGATCTCCAGACGATCTGCTTTGCCACCGAGGACGCCAGGGAGGGCCGGCAAGCCTTCAAGGAAAAGCGTTCGCCCGTTTTCCGGCGGCGTTAG
- a CDS encoding MaoC family dehydratase translates to MNEFAPTVGVSTTRPSDMPDDHAALPVWNAENWFYEDWPVGQRIRSLRRTISESDSHLFNTLVVDIHPYVQDQMFAEREGIFGRRLVAGAFVFSAGLGLVATNCVNAFSYGYDKLRFIKPVFLGDTIYTIRTNMDKTPRYKELGLIRASYQVFKNEGEPVLYCEHLQTVKYRNPADFAGKTEK, encoded by the coding sequence ATGAATGAATTCGCACCGACCGTCGGCGTCTCGACGACGCGCCCCTCCGACATGCCGGACGATCATGCGGCCCTTCCGGTCTGGAACGCGGAGAATTGGTTTTACGAGGACTGGCCGGTCGGTCAGCGCATTCGTTCGTTGCGCAGGACGATCTCGGAGAGCGACAGCCACCTGTTCAACACGCTGGTCGTCGACATTCACCCTTACGTCCAGGATCAGATGTTCGCGGAGCGCGAAGGAATTTTCGGTCGTCGCCTGGTGGCTGGCGCCTTTGTCTTCTCGGCCGGTCTCGGCCTCGTCGCCACGAACTGTGTCAACGCCTTTTCCTATGGCTACGACAAGCTGCGTTTCATCAAGCCGGTCTTTCTGGGCGACACGATCTACACGATCCGCACCAACATGGACAAAACACCGCGCTACAAGGAGTTGGGCCTGATCCGAGCCAGCTACCAGGTCTTCAAGAACGAGGGCGAACCGGTGCTCTACTGCGAGCACCTGCAGACGGTGAAATACAGGAATCCGGCAGACTTCGCCGGCAAGACAGAGAAATAA
- a CDS encoding sugar ABC transporter ATP-binding protein, which produces MRARAVAKAFSGNAVLHSVDLDLYPGEVVGLLGENGAGKSTLMHILSGGLQADSGRIELAGQPVQFGNVSDGIDAGISFVHQELSVVGALSVAENLYLGRFPKTRLGFVDYALMRASSKALLHRVGAGNIDPAQEAGALRAGEQQLIEIAKAARRQPRLLILDEPTSSLTPHEVESFFAYVRTARAAGTAIIFITHRLEEALGLCDRLVVLRNGAIVSERKPADTSRDQLIADMTGKPAIYDYKPRPIDHGTVALSLRNVSDGHHLQDINLEVRRGEILGLFGLVGAGRTELLDVVHGVRKPIAGELSLNGRPFSPKSPSEAVKAGVALVPEGRKTAGILPQHSVRENAAVSSLRRFAGRLFSDLRGEPDRMAAFTKSLGIRMANDLQPISTLSGGNQQKVIFARALMAEPRLLLLDEPTHGVDVGAKADLYAIISKAAESGLTVLMASSEVPEILALCDRVAVLSKGRLAGLLDRDQMSEERMLRLAFSEH; this is translated from the coding sequence GTGCGTGCACGGGCGGTCGCCAAGGCCTTCTCCGGCAATGCCGTTCTCCATTCCGTCGATCTCGACCTTTATCCGGGCGAGGTCGTGGGACTGCTTGGCGAAAACGGTGCCGGCAAATCGACGCTGATGCACATCCTGTCGGGCGGCCTCCAGGCGGATTCCGGCAGGATCGAGCTTGCTGGCCAGCCCGTGCAGTTCGGCAATGTCAGCGACGGCATCGACGCCGGCATCAGCTTTGTTCACCAGGAGCTCTCCGTAGTTGGCGCGCTGTCGGTCGCCGAAAATCTCTACCTCGGCCGCTTCCCGAAGACCCGCCTCGGCTTCGTCGACTACGCCTTGATGCGGGCATCGTCGAAGGCCCTGCTGCACAGGGTAGGTGCCGGCAATATCGATCCCGCTCAGGAAGCGGGCGCATTGCGCGCCGGCGAGCAGCAACTTATCGAAATCGCAAAGGCAGCCAGACGGCAGCCGCGACTGCTCATCCTCGATGAACCGACATCCTCGCTCACGCCACACGAGGTCGAAAGCTTCTTTGCCTATGTGCGCACAGCGCGCGCAGCCGGTACGGCAATCATCTTCATTACCCATCGGCTGGAAGAGGCGCTCGGCCTTTGCGACCGGTTGGTCGTGTTGCGCAACGGCGCGATCGTCAGCGAGCGAAAGCCGGCGGATACCTCACGCGATCAGCTCATCGCCGACATGACCGGCAAGCCGGCCATCTACGACTACAAGCCGCGGCCGATCGACCACGGAACGGTCGCGCTATCGCTCAGGAACGTATCGGACGGCCATCATCTCCAGGATATCAACCTCGAGGTTCGGCGCGGCGAGATCCTTGGCCTCTTTGGCCTCGTGGGTGCAGGTCGCACCGAGCTTCTGGACGTCGTGCATGGCGTTCGAAAGCCGATTGCCGGTGAGCTTTCCCTCAATGGACGGCCCTTCTCGCCGAAATCGCCGAGCGAGGCAGTCAAGGCGGGTGTTGCTCTCGTGCCGGAAGGCCGGAAGACGGCAGGCATCCTCCCTCAGCATTCCGTGCGCGAGAACGCGGCCGTCTCCAGCCTTCGCCGGTTTGCAGGCCGCTTATTTTCCGATCTGCGAGGCGAACCAGATCGCATGGCGGCGTTCACCAAAAGCCTCGGCATACGCATGGCCAACGACCTTCAGCCCATCTCCACGCTCTCCGGCGGGAACCAGCAGAAGGTCATCTTCGCCCGCGCGCTGATGGCGGAGCCGCGTCTTCTGCTGCTCGACGAGCCGACCCATGGTGTCGATGTCGGCGCGAAGGCCGATCTCTACGCCATCATATCCAAGGCTGCGGAAAGCGGCCTGACCGTCCTCATGGCGTCGTCGGAAGTGCCAGAGATCCTGGCGCTTTGCGATCGCGTCGCGGTGCTCTCGAAAGGCCGGCTCGCCGGTCTGCTCGACCGCGATCAGATGAGCGAGGAGCGGATGCTGAGGCTCGCCTTCAGCGAGCATTGA
- a CDS encoding ABC transporter permease, with translation MDAGLSTIKRFGRHREASVLLMLVAVTVYLAFASDYFLSPRNLLNVGRQASVVAIVALGQALVIIGRGIDLSVGSVIGLSAVVAAVVIRDTGVESIGLAAGLLTGLACGIVNGLLYTRLKINPFIATLGTLSVARGVALLMTGGIPVSMGGFAEFVGAGRIAGIPVSFLLMVVLAIAVHIFAVRTVRGREIYAIGDNPKAARLAGVDLKATRLFVFAFCGLLAGLGGLILSGNLASADPNLGMGYELDVIAAVILGGTALSGGRGSIVGVVIGALLMALLNNAFVLLGISAYWQVVTKGLVIIFAVALDGLQRGGDDD, from the coding sequence ATGGACGCGGGACTCTCCACCATCAAGCGGTTTGGCCGACATCGGGAGGCATCGGTTCTGCTGATGCTCGTCGCTGTCACCGTCTATCTTGCCTTTGCGAGCGACTATTTTCTGTCGCCACGCAATCTTCTGAACGTAGGCCGTCAGGCATCGGTCGTTGCGATCGTGGCGCTGGGGCAGGCGCTGGTCATCATCGGCCGCGGCATCGATCTTTCTGTCGGCTCGGTCATTGGACTTTCGGCCGTCGTCGCGGCGGTTGTCATCCGTGATACCGGTGTAGAGAGCATTGGCCTTGCAGCCGGCCTGCTTACAGGCCTTGCCTGCGGCATCGTCAACGGCCTGCTTTACACTCGGCTGAAAATCAATCCGTTCATAGCCACCCTCGGTACGCTTTCCGTCGCGCGCGGCGTCGCGCTGCTGATGACGGGCGGTATTCCGGTGTCGATGGGCGGATTTGCCGAGTTCGTCGGTGCGGGCCGCATCGCCGGCATTCCGGTATCCTTCCTGCTGATGGTGGTGCTGGCGATAGCCGTTCATATCTTTGCGGTGCGCACTGTGCGCGGCCGGGAGATCTACGCGATCGGCGATAATCCCAAGGCTGCGCGGCTTGCTGGCGTCGACCTCAAGGCGACGCGCTTGTTCGTTTTCGCTTTCTGCGGTCTGCTCGCCGGTCTCGGCGGGCTGATCCTGTCCGGCAACCTGGCCAGCGCCGATCCGAATCTCGGCATGGGCTACGAACTCGACGTAATCGCCGCCGTCATCCTGGGCGGAACCGCGCTCAGCGGTGGCCGCGGCTCGATCGTCGGCGTCGTCATCGGCGCGCTGCTGATGGCGCTTCTCAACAATGCCTTCGTGCTGCTCGGCATCTCCGCCTACTGGCAGGTGGTCACCAAGGGCCTCGTGATCATCTTCGCGGTGGCGTTGGACGGGCTTCAGCGCGGCGGCGACGACGATTGA
- a CDS encoding fumarylacetoacetate hydrolase family protein, protein MFVGRAWSPEVEGPILVAVRNGRVYDITSKQAATMRDLLELEAPAAFVSKAEGKDVGSLAELLSIREATLSQLHLLAPVDLQAVKACGVTFARSMIERVIEERAAGNPERAAGIREKVAQIIGTSLRDLKAGSETAQKVKAALIEEGLWSQYLEVGIGPDAEVFTKSQVMSSVGTGAAVGLHPISNWNNPEPEIVLAVDSQGKIKGVTLGNDVNLRDVEGRSALLLGKAKDNNASCAIGPFFRLFDDTYSIEDVRNAELDLAVEVEDGFVLRGKSSMKEISRDPLDLVAQTRGRHHQYPDGFVLFLGKLFAPVEDRDAPGQGFTHKIGDVVTISNGQLGALVNRVKLSTECPEWTFSASHLMRNLARRELI, encoded by the coding sequence ATGTTTGTCGGCCGTGCCTGGTCGCCCGAAGTGGAGGGGCCGATCCTGGTGGCGGTCCGCAACGGCCGTGTCTACGACATTACCTCGAAACAGGCTGCAACCATGCGCGACCTGCTTGAGCTGGAGGCACCGGCCGCATTCGTGAGCAAGGCGGAGGGCAAGGACGTCGGTTCGCTCGCGGAGTTGCTCTCGATCCGGGAGGCTACACTGTCGCAACTGCATCTTCTCGCACCCGTCGATCTCCAGGCGGTAAAGGCCTGCGGCGTGACTTTTGCGCGCTCCATGATCGAGCGGGTGATCGAAGAGCGCGCCGCCGGCAACCCCGAGCGCGCCGCCGGCATCCGCGAAAAGGTCGCCCAGATCATCGGCACGAGCTTGCGCGATCTGAAGGCGGGCTCCGAGACCGCGCAGAAGGTCAAGGCCGCGCTGATCGAGGAAGGCCTCTGGTCGCAATATCTCGAAGTCGGGATCGGCCCGGACGCGGAAGTCTTCACCAAGTCACAGGTGATGTCCTCGGTCGGAACGGGTGCTGCTGTCGGCCTGCATCCGATCTCGAACTGGAATAACCCCGAGCCGGAGATCGTGCTGGCCGTTGACAGCCAAGGCAAGATCAAAGGCGTCACCCTCGGCAACGACGTCAATCTTCGCGATGTCGAGGGTCGCTCCGCGCTCCTCCTCGGCAAGGCCAAGGACAACAACGCCTCCTGTGCGATCGGCCCGTTCTTCCGTCTGTTCGACGACACTTATTCGATCGAGGACGTCCGCAATGCGGAACTCGATCTCGCCGTCGAAGTTGAGGATGGTTTCGTGCTGCGCGGCAAGAGTTCCATGAAGGAAATCAGCCGCGATCCCCTCGATCTCGTCGCCCAGACCCGCGGCCGGCACCACCAATATCCCGACGGCTTCGTGCTCTTCCTCGGCAAGCTCTTCGCACCCGTCGAGGACCGCGACGCGCCGGGCCAAGGCTTCACGCACAAGATCGGCGACGTGGTGACCATCTCCAACGGCCAGCTCGGTGCGCTCGTCAACCGTGTGAAACTCTCGACCGAGTGCCCGGAATGGACGTTCAGTGCCTCGCATCTGATGCGCAACCTGGCACGGCGTGAGCTGATCTAG